TCGAGCGCACGTTCGAGGCCGATGGCTCCCGCCCGGAGTGGGACGCCTTCAAGCTCGCCGTGTCGCAGGCCGACGAGCGCATGCAGAGCACCTTTGGCAGAGGTGCTCTCGCGCTGGGTGACATGCAGCAGATCCACATCGACTCGGACCGCCGCAGCACCAACATCCTGGGCGGCTGATGAGCTCCGCCTGGGAGTCGCAGATCCAGCAGGGCCTGGCCGAGGTCCGTCGCTACCAGGAGGATCTCCACCGGATGCAGCGCTCCCTGCAGGAGCGCAGCGCTTCGGTGACCACCCCCGACCGGGCGATGACCGTGGTGGTCGGAGCCCAGGGCGAACTCAACGAGATCGTCTTCCAGGGGCAGGCCTACCGGTCGATGGCCGCCGCCGATCTCGCCAAGGCGATCGTCGGTGCCTACCAGCAGGCCCGCTCCCAGATGGCGGCGGAAACCGAGGAGGCGGTGCAGGCGTTCGTCGAGCGCGGCACCCGGATCCGTACCGGGATGACTGGCGGTAACCCGCTGGAGGACCTGCTCGCACCGATCCGTGACGCGGCCCGCCAGGCCGGCCGCGTCGACTGAGGACAAGACAGGTACCGACCAGACAGGTACCTTCGAGGATCGCCGGGGAGGCATCCATGTCGGAGTTGTCGGTACCGAGCGATCTGCGACTTCGGTTCTCCCGGTTCGGGCAGGCCGAACAGGTGCTCGCACGCCTGGACGACGCGATCGACCAGATCCACGAACTCAACCTGGCCGGTGCCGGCGACACGTCCGACGAGATCGCCCAGGTCTACCGCTCGAAGGTGGACGGCCCGACGGCAAATCTCAAGACCCTGGTCGGTACGGTACGGGCGGTCCTGCTGATGACCGACGACAACGGCCAGCAGGCGGACAACACGTTCGATCAGGGCGAGTCGGACGCGGGTAACCGGGGACGCCGTTGGTGAGCCACTGCGGGGTGAGCCGTGGCGATCATCGTCCCTGACGAGGTCAACAACCTGTTCATGGTGTTGACCGGCTCCAAGATGCCGGACATCGACGAAGACATCCTGCGTACCGTCGAAGACCTTTATCTCGCCGTCTCCGGCGACCTCGCAGAACTTCAGAGCCACGTCGTGTCCCTGGTCGCCGGGGTGCGACGGTCGTTCGAAGGCCAGGCCGCCGAGGCGTTCGCCGCCAAGATGGAACAGTTCGTCTCCGGAGACGTGTCGATCCTCGAAGGCGCGGCCGAACAGGCGGAGGCGCTCGCGGCGTTCGCGGGGGAGGTGGCGACCGAAGCCGAATACATGAAGATGATGATCATCGCCGAGCTGGTCCTGCTCCTGGTGGAGATCGCGATCGCCGTGGCGATGTCGTACTTCAGCTTCGGACTGTCGACTGCCCTGCTGCCGATCAAGTTCGCCATCACCAGGATGCTGATCCGGCTCGCGATGAACCGGCTCGTCATGCGGATCATTTCCTCACCGTTGTTCAAGACGGTGGTTAATTCGCCCTGGTTCAAGACGTTCATGTCGGGGCTGTTCATCCACGGGCCGATCTCCGCCTTCGTGGAAGGAGGAATGTCGGCCGGAGTGCAGAAGTACCAGATCGACAAAGGAAACCGCGACAAGTTCAACGACGACCACATCACCTCGTCGCTGCTGAGCGGCTACTTCTCGGGTCTGTTCCAACATCTCATCACGGACACGTTGCTCCGCAAGTTCCTGCCACCCCCGCGCCTGGGTCCGGACGGGCCGGACGGGCCGGGCGGGTTCGACCTCGGCCCTCCGCCGCCACGCGGTGGATCAGGTTTCGGCGATGGCCCACCCCCGGTCAAACGGGTCGTCGACGGCCCGCCATCGGGCGGCGGACGGCCACCCGGAACCCGGCCGGGCCCCGTGTCCAACCGTCACCTGCCGGTGATCCTCGGGGCGGTGGCTGCCGGTACGGCCGTCGGCGAGACCCTCGGCGAGGTGATCTCCGGGGCCGCCGTGTACGGCAAGGTCGACATCGACAGTGAGATGCCCGGCCTGGCCGCCACGGCGGCGGTGATCCAGACCCTGACCGAGCTCAAGCTGGCCACACCGCTGGGAAACTGGCTGGGCCAGCTCACCTTCGGCCCGCCACCGCCGCTGTCGATGGTCGACGATCCGCCGCAGGTGAGGCGGGATCCGCCGCCGGGTGGCCAAGACCCGAGACCCCAGCCGCCTCCCACGACGAACCGCTCCGGCACCGATTCCGGCGACAGCGGCGACTCCGTCGACCGTACGGTCGACCAGCGTGATGTCACGGTGCCTGATCCGATGGTTCCGCGACCGACCGAGGACCTGTCCACGCGGGACGGGCGCGGTGTGGACCTGAACGGTACGTCACCGCCCCCGATCGCCCGACCGTCGGCGGTCAGCGACGTCCCGGCCCACCTCTCGACACCGGTGACCTTGCCGTCACCGATGAACGCGCCGCCGGTCGTTCCGCCCGTCGTGCCGCCGCCGCAGGCGCTGACCTCACCGGGCAGTCCGGTGCTCAACCCACCGCCGCCGCTCCCTGTCTCGCCGACGTCGCCTCCGGGCACCCAGCACGACGGCTCGGACCCGGGTCCCCGCCACCAACCGGTCCGACCGAACACCGGTGTCGACGGGTCCGGTGTCGAGCGGGTCGGCGGGCCACCACCACTGGGGCGTCCGTCCCTGGAGACCGTCGGCCCGGCGTCCCCGGCCCCACCCGCCGGCACCCCGCCGGCTGCCCCGCCGTCCCGCCCGGCCAGTGACCCGTCGGCGATCGACACCTCGGTCCCCAGGAACCAGCGATCGGAACCCGCGCCGTCGCGCGACGACGCCGAGGCACCGCCGCGCGACGACGTCGG
The sequence above is a segment of the Solwaraspora sp. WMMD406 genome. Coding sequences within it:
- a CDS encoding YbaB/EbfC family nucleoid-associated protein; amino-acid sequence: MSSAWESQIQQGLAEVRRYQEDLHRMQRSLQERSASVTTPDRAMTVVVGAQGELNEIVFQGQAYRSMAAADLAKAIVGAYQQARSQMAAETEEAVQAFVERGTRIRTGMTGGNPLEDLLAPIRDAARQAGRVD